A single Colias croceus chromosome 10, ilColCroc2.1 DNA region contains:
- the LOC123695045 gene encoding uncharacterized protein LOC123695045, producing the protein MSPGERAALGRREHPRPHYAATAPGFPPPYYPPYGMPHPNAWLGAPLISMAGRMQQQRNTPVSKLAMHAQGAPLIIQNRHDRRKFTTVPEQRNHRPNGLTEHITRDNCEVSEGSRPRNQQQQSRSNRNGRNNNTDAVSVASDESSGSTNSETMLPRIIKPRKRRKKDRKPNNIVPHDISNAGLELGEVDHCTVTNMGSASHYEESYCREVSLPYRLDVKVLDYPDPVPETYRVTALGEALEATRFGLTEAVSPSESAVSSCQCRYCDPVGQIWDADSIAHFLDENSSGDFPPTKLEESMKVVGPLGRRGADTMLRRSWSDPSARMPEKREMNNNDTLSAPNLYSLFPPARRTSSPEPRSPLALEISSEIVTSMNGHRDLEIKLFSTSPTATNTERRSFFGDKSGSVNRCTIKDNETKLNSAVYSDRIVSSANSIKSENVDSGCSSAYVTGEASRNICDLALVSA; encoded by the coding sequence ATGAGTCCGGGTGAGCGCGCCGCCCTCGGGCGTCGCGAACACCCTCGCCCTCACTACGCTGCCACCGCACCGGGATTTCCGCCACCATATTACCCACCTTATGGAATGCCACATCCAAACGCTTGGCTGGGAGCTCCCCTCATATCCATGGCAGGGCGCATGCAACAGCAGAGGAATACGCCTGTGTCAAAGCTTGCCATGCACGCTCAAGGCGCACCCCTTATCATACAAAATAGACACGATCGACGAAAGTTCACAACCGTCCCCGAGCAACGTAACCATCGACCCAACGGGCTCACTGAACATATTACTAGAGACAATTGTGAAGTGTCCGAAGGATCTAGGCCGCGAAATCAACAACAGCAGTCGCGTTCTAATCGAAATGGACGCAACAATAACACGGACGCGGTCAGCGTCGCCAGCGATGAAAGTTCCGGCTCGACAAATTCTGAAACCATGTTGCCACGGATAATTAAACCTAGAAAACGGCGTAAAAAAGACAGAAAACCGAATAACATAGTCCCGCACGATATCTCCAATGCCGGACTAGAACTGGGTGAAGTTGATCATTGCACTGTTACAAATATGGGATCCGCGTCGCACTACGAGGAATCTTATTGCCGAGAGGTGTCATTACCGTATCGTTTAGACGTGAAAGTACTTGATTACCCGGATCCAGTGCCCGAGACTTATAGAGTGACTGCGTTAGGTGAGGCATTAGAGGCTACTCGTTTTGGCTTAACGGAGGCCGTTTCACCCTCCGAATCTGCCGTGAGTTCTTGTCAGTGTCGTTATTGTGACCCCGTGGGGCAAATTTGGGACGCTGACTCTATTGCGCATTTTTTGGACGAAAATTCTAGTGGCGACTTTCCTCCTACAAAATTAGAGGAATCGATGAAAGTTGTTGGGCCACTCGGAAGAAGAGGTGCAGATACTATGTTGCGGCGCAGTTGGAGCGATCCATCCGCGAGAATGCCAGAAAAAAGAGAAATGAATAATAACGACACATTATCGGCCcctaatttatattcattatttccaCCGGCTAGAAGAACTAGTTCCCCAGAACCACGATCACCGCTCGCTTTGGAAATATCGTCCGAAATCGTCACGTCGATGAATGGACATCGTGACCTggaaatcaaattattttcgaCCTCGCCCACGGCGACGAACACGGAGCGCCGTTCGTTTTTCGGCGATAAAAGTGGAAGTGTTAACAGATGTACGATTAAAGATAAcgaaacaaaattaaacagtGCGGTGTACAGTGACAGAATCGTATCTAGTGCGAACAGCATAAAGAGTGAGAATGTGGATTCGGGGTGTTCGTCGGCCTACGTTACCGGCGAGGCCTCTCGCAACATTTGTGATTTAGCCTTAGTTTCTGCCTGA